A genomic segment from Streptomyces antibioticus encodes:
- a CDS encoding molybdopterin oxidoreductase family protein — MRTTSTPTHCPYCALQCGMALSPLPTGGVEVVERADFPVNRGALCGKGRTAPAVLSSRVRLTSPLVRSGGALVPSGWDEALDLIAGRLAGIRDVHGPDALGVFGGGGLTNEKAYALGKFARVVLGTSQIDYNGRFCMSSAAAGGIKAFGLDRGLPFPLEDIPRTGCVILVGSNLAETMPPSLRFFSELRENGGTLIVVDPRRTKTAEQADLHLAPRPGTDLALALGLLHLVVAEGRVDEEFVRERTTGWEEARAAAMAHWPEQVERITGVSVPQLRQAVRMFCEPEAAMVLTARGPEQQSKGTDTVGAWIDLCLATGRAGRPLSGYGCLTGQGNGQGGREHGQKADQLPGYRKLDDPAARRHVAEVWGVDPDSLPGPGRSAYELLDALGGDVRSLLLMGSNPVVSAPRAAHVEERLRSLDFLAVCDVVLSETAALADVVLPVTQWAEESGTTTSLEGRVLLRRQALTPPDGIRSDLEVLHELAARLGVEKGFPTDPEEVFEELRRASAGGIADYSGITYARLAAENGVFWPCPAPGGGEAGVEDAWDDPARDTDPAPLDGGDGPAQGTGPVPSHPGTPRLFLDRFATPDGRARFAAVTHRPAAEEPDADYPVLLTTGRVVAQYQSGAQTRRVDELNAAAPGPFVELHPRLAARLGAAEGDPLAVVSRRGRAVAPARITTGIRPDTVFMPFHWPGEGRANTLTNPALDPTSRMPEFKVCAVRVERVERVERPEGVGAAGPKAVAGGVS, encoded by the coding sequence ATGCGGACCACCTCGACGCCCACCCACTGCCCGTACTGCGCCCTGCAGTGCGGGATGGCCCTGTCGCCCCTGCCCACGGGGGGCGTCGAGGTGGTCGAGCGCGCGGACTTCCCGGTGAACCGGGGCGCGCTGTGCGGCAAGGGCCGGACCGCGCCCGCGGTGCTCTCCTCCCGGGTGCGGCTGACCTCGCCGTTGGTGCGGTCGGGCGGCGCGCTGGTGCCGTCCGGCTGGGACGAGGCGCTCGATCTGATCGCCGGACGCCTGGCCGGGATCCGGGACGTACACGGGCCGGACGCGCTCGGCGTGTTCGGCGGCGGCGGGCTCACCAACGAGAAGGCGTACGCGCTGGGCAAGTTCGCCCGGGTCGTGCTCGGCACCTCGCAGATCGACTACAACGGCCGCTTCTGCATGTCCTCCGCGGCGGCGGGCGGCATCAAGGCGTTCGGGCTCGACCGGGGGCTGCCGTTCCCGCTGGAGGACATCCCGAGGACGGGCTGTGTGATCCTCGTCGGCTCCAACCTCGCCGAGACCATGCCGCCGTCGCTGCGCTTCTTCAGCGAACTGCGGGAGAACGGCGGCACGTTGATCGTCGTCGACCCGCGCCGGACGAAGACCGCCGAGCAGGCGGACCTGCATCTGGCGCCCCGGCCCGGCACCGATCTGGCGCTGGCGCTCGGGCTGTTGCACCTGGTCGTCGCCGAAGGGCGGGTCGACGAGGAGTTCGTGCGGGAGCGCACCACGGGCTGGGAGGAGGCGCGGGCGGCGGCGATGGCGCACTGGCCGGAGCAGGTGGAACGGATCACGGGGGTGTCCGTTCCACAACTCCGGCAGGCCGTCCGGATGTTCTGCGAGCCCGAGGCGGCGATGGTGCTCACCGCGCGCGGGCCCGAGCAGCAGTCCAAGGGGACGGACACGGTCGGCGCGTGGATCGACCTGTGTCTGGCCACCGGCCGGGCGGGCCGCCCGCTGAGCGGCTACGGCTGTCTCACCGGGCAGGGCAACGGGCAGGGCGGCCGTGAACACGGCCAGAAGGCCGACCAGTTGCCCGGCTACCGCAAGCTGGACGATCCGGCGGCGCGGCGGCATGTGGCGGAGGTCTGGGGCGTGGACCCGGACAGCCTGCCCGGACCGGGGCGCAGCGCCTACGAGTTGCTGGACGCGCTGGGCGGGGACGTCCGCTCGCTGCTGCTGATGGGGTCCAACCCGGTGGTGTCCGCGCCGCGCGCCGCGCATGTGGAGGAGCGGCTGCGGTCGCTCGACTTCCTCGCCGTCTGTGACGTCGTCCTGTCGGAGACGGCGGCCCTCGCGGACGTCGTCCTGCCGGTGACCCAGTGGGCGGAGGAGAGCGGCACCACGACCAGCCTGGAGGGGCGGGTCCTGCTACGGCGGCAGGCGCTCACCCCGCCGGACGGCATCCGCAGCGACCTGGAGGTACTGCACGAACTCGCGGCCCGGCTGGGCGTGGAGAAGGGCTTCCCGACCGACCCCGAGGAGGTCTTCGAGGAACTGCGCCGCGCCAGCGCGGGCGGCATCGCGGACTACTCCGGCATCACGTACGCCCGGCTGGCGGCGGAGAACGGGGTGTTCTGGCCGTGCCCGGCACCGGGTGGCGGCGAAGCGGGTGTCGAGGACGCCTGGGACGACCCCGCGCGCGACACCGACCCGGCGCCGTTGGACGGCGGCGACGGCCCCGCACAGGGCACCGGCCCGGTGCCGTCCCACCCCGGAACCCCCCGTCTCTTCCTCGACCGGTTCGCCACACCCGACGGCCGGGCCAGGTTCGCGGCGGTGACGCACCGGCCCGCGGCGGAGGAACCCGACGCCGACTACCCCGTGCTGCTCACCACCGGGCGGGTCGTCGCGCAGTACCAGTCCGGCGCCCAGACCCGCCGGGTGGACGAGCTGAACGCCGCCGCGCCCGGTCCCTTCGTCGAACTCCACCCCCGCCTCGCGGCGCGTCTCGGCGCGGCCGAGGGCGACCCGCTGGCGGTGGTGTCCCGCCGCGGCCGGGCCGTCGCCCCGGCCCGCATCACCACCGGCATCCGCCCGGACACGGTCTTCATGCCCTTCCACTGGCCGGGCGAGGGCCGCGCCAACACCCTGACCAACCCGGCCCTCGACCCGACCTCCCGCATGCCGGAGTTCAAGGTGTGCGCGGTGCGGGTGGAGCGGGTGGAGCGGGTGGAGAGGCCGGAAGGGGTCGGCGCGGCCGGGCCGAAGGCGGTTGCGGGAGGCGTCAGTTGA
- a CDS encoding deoxyguanosinetriphosphate triphosphohydrolase, protein MPYDPQSTERWAPEPDKRPGRTAFQRDRARVLHSSALRRLAGKTQVVTPGERSQVWDATPRTRLTHSLECAQVGRELGAALGCDPDLVEAACLSHDLGHPPFGHNGEQALNDFARDCGGFEGNAQSLRLLTRIEPKRFTDEGSVGLNLTRATLDAATKYPWPRGAHPRDPASPKFGVYDDDRPVFDWVREGAPGTRTCFEAQVMDWADDVAYSVHDVEDGLHAGHIDPIVLHAEPERQDVFRVAIGRYVPADTDPAELAAALDRLQDEPWWPHGYDGTAGAQARLKDATSQLIGRFCLAAEGATRARFGSGPLTRYDAELVVPHGTRLECAVLKAVADRYVMQRAEQELLRADQRVVISELAEALTARAPDGLDPQFRALFDAAPDDRARKRVIVDQISSLTDASARSLHTRLTGHL, encoded by the coding sequence ATGCCCTACGACCCGCAGTCGACAGAACGCTGGGCGCCGGAGCCCGACAAGCGCCCGGGCCGGACCGCCTTCCAACGGGACCGCGCGCGTGTCCTGCATTCCTCGGCGCTCAGACGGCTCGCGGGCAAGACCCAGGTGGTCACCCCGGGGGAGCGCAGCCAGGTGTGGGACGCCACCCCGCGCACCCGGCTCACCCACTCCCTGGAGTGCGCGCAGGTCGGCCGTGAGCTGGGCGCGGCCCTCGGCTGCGACCCGGACCTGGTGGAGGCCGCCTGCCTCTCGCACGACCTCGGCCATCCGCCCTTCGGCCACAACGGCGAACAGGCGCTGAACGACTTCGCGCGCGACTGCGGCGGCTTCGAGGGCAACGCCCAGTCGCTGCGGCTGCTCACCCGGATCGAGCCCAAGCGCTTCACCGACGAGGGCTCCGTCGGCCTCAACCTCACCCGCGCCACCCTGGACGCCGCCACCAAGTACCCGTGGCCGCGCGGCGCCCACCCCAGGGACCCGGCGTCCCCCAAGTTCGGTGTCTACGACGACGACCGGCCGGTCTTCGACTGGGTCCGCGAGGGCGCCCCGGGCACCCGTACCTGTTTCGAGGCGCAGGTCATGGACTGGGCGGACGACGTGGCGTACTCGGTGCACGACGTGGAGGACGGCCTGCACGCCGGTCACATCGACCCGATCGTGCTGCACGCCGAGCCGGAGCGGCAGGACGTCTTCCGGGTCGCGATCGGCCGGTACGTGCCGGCGGACACCGACCCGGCCGAACTGGCCGCCGCCCTGGACCGCCTCCAGGACGAGCCCTGGTGGCCGCACGGCTACGACGGCACGGCGGGCGCCCAGGCCCGGCTGAAGGACGCGACGAGTCAGCTCATCGGCCGCTTCTGTCTGGCCGCGGAGGGCGCCACCCGCGCGCGGTTCGGCAGCGGCCCCCTCACCCGCTACGACGCCGAGCTGGTCGTCCCGCACGGGACGCGCCTGGAGTGCGCGGTGCTCAAGGCGGTCGCCGACCGGTACGTGATGCAGCGCGCGGAGCAGGAGCTGCTCCGCGCCGACCAGCGGGTGGTCATCTCCGAGCTGGCCGAGGCGCTCACCGCCCGCGCGCCCGACGGTCTGGACCCGCAGTTCCGGGCGCTGTTCGACGCGGCGCCCGACGACCGGGCGCGCAAGCGGGTGATCGTCGACCAGATCTCCTCGCTCACCGACGCGTCCGCGCGTTCGCTGCACACGCGTCTGACGGGCCATTTGTGA
- a CDS encoding SanA/YdcF family protein: protein MNIRRPRLPRTRAGRRRLVQAAMGVCVLALLPATWLFVSTADRLGTTADAPRTEVAVVFGAGLWDGEPSPYLAHRLDAAAKLYDEGRVKVVLVTGDNSRKDYDEPDAMRAYLTRHGVPDARIVSDYAGFDTWDSCVRAKKIFGVDEAVLISQGFHIRRAVALCEAAGVRSYGVGVDAKHDATWYYGGAREILAAGKAALDAVFEPDPTFLGPREPGVRRALAASTAG, encoded by the coding sequence ATGAACATCCGTCGACCGCGGCTGCCACGCACGCGTGCCGGACGGCGGCGGCTGGTACAGGCCGCGATGGGCGTCTGCGTGCTCGCGCTGCTTCCGGCCACCTGGCTGTTCGTGTCCACGGCGGACCGCCTCGGCACCACCGCCGACGCGCCGCGCACCGAGGTCGCCGTGGTCTTCGGCGCGGGCCTGTGGGACGGCGAACCGTCGCCGTACCTCGCGCACCGGCTGGACGCGGCGGCGAAGCTGTACGACGAGGGGCGGGTGAAGGTCGTGCTCGTCACCGGCGACAACAGCCGCAAGGACTACGACGAGCCCGACGCGATGCGCGCCTACCTCACGCGGCACGGCGTGCCGGACGCGCGGATCGTCAGCGACTACGCGGGCTTCGACACCTGGGACTCCTGTGTGCGCGCCAAGAAGATCTTCGGTGTCGACGAGGCGGTCCTGATCAGCCAGGGCTTCCACATCCGGCGGGCGGTGGCGCTGTGCGAGGCGGCGGGCGTGCGCTCGTACGGCGTCGGGGTCGACGCCAAACACGACGCGACCTGGTACTACGGCGGCGCCCGGGAGATCCTCGCGGCGGGCAAGGCGGCGCTGGACGCGGTGTTCGAGCCCGACCCGACGTTCCTGGGGCCCCGGGAGCCGGGGGTGCGGCGGGCGCTCGCGGCGTCGACCGCCGGGTAG
- a CDS encoding sirohydrochlorin chelatase, producing MTASPSPNDEPEHHEPRHHVPRHHEPRHHEPAPHLDSTAHLMNRISTQLTTQLGLVRPDGRRRPGPPALVVVAHGSRDPRALETVRALLDRVRAQRPGLPVHLGHIELNEPLLTDTLAALDARRTPDAVLVPLLLARGYHVRRDIPETAARARVRTRVAAPLGPHPLLADALHARLTEAGWRAPATAAERRASAVVLAAAGSRDPDSAVDARRTAALLAERLGVPVVPAFASTAAPTVPEALRALAARGRDRVAVASCFTAPGRFATECAQAAPGIVSAPLGTHPAMAHLLLHRYDEALQVHSNAA from the coding sequence ATGACGGCGTCGCCCTCCCCGAACGACGAGCCCGAGCACCACGAGCCGAGGCACCACGTGCCACGGCACCACGAGCCACGGCACCACGAGCCCGCACCCCACCTCGACAGTACGGCGCACCTCATGAACCGGATCAGCACCCAGCTCACCACCCAGCTCGGCCTCGTCCGGCCCGACGGACGGCGCCGCCCCGGCCCGCCCGCGCTGGTCGTCGTCGCCCACGGCAGCCGCGACCCGCGCGCCCTGGAGACCGTCCGCGCCCTGCTCGACCGGGTCCGCGCACAGCGCCCCGGCCTGCCGGTGCACCTCGGCCACATCGAGCTGAACGAACCGCTGCTGACGGACACCCTGGCCGCCCTCGACGCCCGCCGCACCCCGGACGCCGTCCTGGTGCCGCTGCTGCTGGCCCGCGGCTACCACGTCAGACGGGACATCCCCGAGACGGCCGCGCGGGCGCGGGTACGCACGCGTGTGGCGGCCCCGCTGGGCCCGCACCCGCTCCTGGCCGACGCCCTGCACGCGCGTCTGACGGAGGCGGGCTGGCGCGCCCCCGCGACCGCCGCGGAGCGCCGCGCGAGCGCGGTGGTCCTCGCGGCGGCGGGCTCCCGCGACCCGGACTCGGCGGTCGACGCGCGCCGCACGGCCGCGCTCCTGGCGGAGCGGCTGGGCGTGCCCGTGGTCCCCGCGTTCGCCTCCACGGCGGCCCCCACGGTTCCCGAGGCGCTGCGCGCCCTGGCCGCGCGCGGCCGCGACCGGGTGGCGGTGGCCTCCTGCTTCACGGCTCCCGGCCGGTTCGCGACGGAGTGCGCGCAGGCGGCCCCCGGCATCGTCTCGGCCCCCCTGGGCACCCACCCGGCGATGGCCCACCTGCTCCTGCACCGCTACGACGAGGCCCTCCAGGTCCACAGCAACGCCGCGTGA